Part of the Elgaria multicarinata webbii isolate HBS135686 ecotype San Diego chromosome 5, rElgMul1.1.pri, whole genome shotgun sequence genome, CATTTATATAGTATATTTCAAGTGTTGTAGCGTTTTAGCCAAACTTTAAAACTGATGTCTTTTGCCAgtacagcattatttatttagccCTCAAGATTGTaaagatatttattttaaaataaacccactcatttcagtggggctcatTCTAACAATACATTCTTAGGGCTGAAGTCTTTCTTTTCTAATAATTATTATCATACAGTATATTGTGAGATTCaaatgttaaacacacacacttcaatccGTACTCAGATTAAAGGGACTTACCACATTAAAGTTGCAATTAGGAGACCAACTCCTACACAGTCTATAAACACAACCCAAAGCAGAAGCGTAATCATTTCAAAAAATCCAAAGCCCAACACAAAGCCAAATCCTATCGTGGATACtaaaggaggaaaacaaacagcAGAAACACATGATTAATTCTTGGCATGCAAAATGCTAAACCTTCAAATAATACCCACAGGCCCAGAATTTCCTTcacttagatcagccttccccaacctgtgccctccagatgtggactacaacttccattatccccagctagcCTAGAACTAAATTGGAAAAGTCTGACTTAAATCATATTATTCAAAGAGCCTTCATCAAACATTAGTCACTGTCTAAATTACAGTATATGCAGTTATCCCCTAAAAATTATCCTGCTTGGAGAGGCCCATCTTTTCAACCAAATGTTTCTTACTCCTTTGCTGACAGATGAAAAATTATGGCTCTTATACTTGGTACATCTCAGTAACATCTTCCTAGCTAAACATTTATAAACTTGTAAAACTCTTCTTTAGAGATGTAGTTAATAACCTTTTTAATTCACCAGTTAGTCCAGCCCTGTAAATAAGCTCAGTTGCTTGCCTGCCTATCTATCTCACAGTCTGGCTATTCCCAGACTGTGGTGTAGCCTGCCGGAGTAGACTCGTCAGCttaacaatcttttagcattcaagaaagctatcaagactgatctcttccggcaggcctatccagtagaattttaggatacttttagtatgcttttaggatgttttttaaacagtgtatactatgtttttaatcagtattttatgtattttatgcttgctgttgtccagtcggagaggcaggtaagaaaataataataataataataattattattattattattattattattattattatttatctaacCTGCTGCAGGCTGGCAGAAGAGAGATGGCCAGCTGCTTTGCTatggcaggcacagaggaggggaGCTTCCCTCCTCTAGTTGTTTAGTTTCTATGCTGGGTACAGAGGAGGACTGGAGTGCTTCACCACTTCTCCACCAATCCCTCTCAGCCACCTGGAATTCCTGGTCACCTATGGCTACCAAGCTAGTGCTTAAATGCAAGGCTGAGTTAGTCCACATATAGTCAGGAACTGAATATGTGAATACTTGCATATAATCTTAATGAATTTATAGGAACAGTACTTGCATCTTTCAATTCTTTAGTGTTGTACTCTTGAAGGAACACAGCGTAAAATATATTGTTGAGGAATCATTTATTACTATAATCTGGAGGAGATTAAAAGCTTTGGTCAGGCATGGCTTGGGCTAACTGGATCATATTCTCTAcattaataaataaagcaagaaatGGAAAATTGTATGGCCATTGGTGAATCTTTGCATAGGGTGTGAGTGAtggtaaaaaaagagagagtcaaattctcattttttaaaagtgccagTCACTTCTTGTTGAAAGgtgcaaaaataaagaaacccaTAAAGTTCTCAAATCACAAGATTCCTGTTTCATAATTTTGCAAGGATACTTGAGTTTTTAGTACTTGGAGCCTGTAATTCTTTGCAGCTTGCCAGAGATCATATACTGAAACTAAATGCAATGATATAAACAAGTGGCAGCCAGAATTCGAGAGAATGGGCcaattcacatgacacaacagcccactgtagGTTAATTTACCCTTGAGGAGCTGTGGTGCATGCcggccaccattatgaatatgcaatcccTAACCAGAGGTTGCTGCGGGTTGTCAGGTTGTATGAAGCCAGTCAGGAGGGAAGGGTTATTTTAAGGTTAAACAACTCTTTCATAACCTAAAACATTGTGGATTATGTGAGGCTTGCTTAACCCTCAAATAGCCCCTGCTAGCCAGGTTCActtgacatgacaagccatggcaactcTTGATTGGGGGCTGCTTTTTTATAATGGTGGCCAGCTGGCATTGCAGTTCCTTGAGAATAAactaacccacaatgggctgccGTGTTGTGGGAACCAGGTCAACGTTTACCAGTGTGAAAATCACTTGCACTGAAATCTTTAGGTTTCTCACAAATCATGGTTTTGACAGGCAAGGCGCAAGAGGGAATATGTACTGCATTTATGATTTCATTACATCAGGATCATAGGCTTGAGTTTTAGCTAAAAGCAACTAAGAACTATTGCTTGATGTTTTTTTCTGGTGCAAGCCCAGCCCCAAGGATAACTGTTGCGCCTACATTGTTGGCATCTAAGGTATTCAAGAATGTTCTCAGGTACTCACCACACAGCCAGATACTCAACAACACAAGGAAGGCAGGGTCATCTCTTGCCCACTggtcttttgtttgtttcctaTACTGAAAGTTTCTGTACACCTTCTGCGGCGAAGTGAATAGATACAGCATCTGCCATACAGCAAATTCAAAGTCCATGTGCTGAAAGTGAAGGAGTCTCCTCAAATATTTATACCGCTTTGCTCCTGCTGTGTGCCTTGCCGCTTCCATAGAGTTTATAGATCCATTGCCCTGATCTCGGGAATTAACTGATGTAGTCGGCAACATCTtgctaaaggaaaagaaaacaggatattttttttaaaataaagttaagtCATAGCTTTGAGACAACAGGTGTAAGTGACCACATGTAGGCTGCAGTCCTGaacacttactaggaagtaagccccaaaTAACACAGTGGGTTTTACTTATGAGTAAAGATAAATAGGATCCTGCTATTAAGCATGTAATACTTTAATAAGTGAATCTTTACCAGTTGTGAAACAAAACCAGTCAGGAAAGAGTTCAAGTGGAGATCTTACAGCCTAGTCTTAGACATGCttacatgttattattattattattattattattattattattatttatttatatagcaccatcgatgtacatggtgctgcacagaccacacagtaaatagcaagaccctgccgcataggcttacaatctaataaagttgtagtaaacaataaggagggaaagagaatgcaaacaggcacagggaagtgtaaacaggcaccgggtagggtgaagctaacagtatagagtcagaacaaactcaaagtttaaaagctatagggaaaagaaaagtttttagctgagttttaaaagcagtgattgagttggtagttctcaagtgttctggaagagcgttccaggcatgaggggcagcagaggaaaaaggacgaagccgagtaagggaagtggaggtctttgggcaggcgagaagcatggcatcagaggagcgaagagcacgagcggggcaatagtgtgagatgagagaggagagataggcaggagctagaccgtgagaagctttgaaggtcaacaggagaagtttatattggattctggagtgaattggaagccaatgaagagatttcagaagcggagtgacatggtcagagcggcgggccaggaagatgatcttagcggcagagtggtggacagagaccagcggactgatgtgagatgaggggaggccagagagaaggaggttgcagtagtccaaccgagagataaccagtgcgtgaacgagagtcttggcagaagagacagacaaaaatggtcgaatcctggcaatattatacaggaagaaacgacaagatttagctactgcctcgatatgaggaataaaggagagcgaggaatcaaatataaagccgagCATGTTTAAAATTCCACACCCTTGTCACCTGACTTAACACTGGACTGCAAGCCCAGATTTTGTAATTCAAATTCATGATTTGTTACCAGCTCCACAAATTTAGAGGGGGTCACTTCCAACTTTTTGTAGGATCACTTCTGAGTATCTTAGTGACACTTAGCAAATGCACTCtcccttgctttttaaatttattttaatctaaAAGCCTGTATCTCACTTATTTCCTTAACAGGGAACTCAAGGtggtaaacaaacaaaatcagCAATGTTTAAAATAATCTTAAAATCTAAAAACCTCTTTCAAAGCTGGATCATATAGATGCTGCTCCCTTCTCTAGTCTCAGAGGGCACTATGAGTACATGACTTAGCACTCAGTAATGGCACGCATGACTCGGCTCCACTATTTTCAAGCTACAATTGGCCCACAGCTCTTTGAGAATAGGGGAGATGGAAACTAGGTATGCATGGTGGTATGGCGGTGGGAGAGGAAAGATTTTGGGGGGCCTTGATCTACCATTAAacttcaaaagaagaaaagaggacagggagcagggggaggaggaggagaaccaagcagaagcagagaagattGGAGCAGGTAAGCAGAGGAGGGATGGGCAATTGTCCCCAAGCTATTTGGAAAACTACTATAGAACTTACTtgcaactaaggctgcaataATAAGACTTCCTTAAATAACTATTATTAGTATCAGTTGGATATCTAAGTAGATGGGGTTAAGACAGGGGTGTCAGCATGCCTAGGATTCCAGGCTGTGTTACTTTCAATTCACTCTGTCCTGTTACCATTGTCAAGAGCTTGTAGTGACAGCCCTGTGCCTAGTTATACACATTCATGCATCAGTGGTGCAACCAATATTTGTCTTTCATATTACCCAAGATAAAATAGGGCTTGTTTTAAATATGTTGATTATTTTGTTCAATTTTAAACTCAAAGGCTGTATAGCGCTAAAAGCTCTGTCTTTACATGCAGTGAGAGCTATATGGAATGGAAACTGGTGCTACTTTAGCTCTTCTGTTAAAAGTATttaatattcatttcatttatacctTAACTTGCCaccaaaaaatggtgctcaatcAAAAACAATGATCCAAGCATTTTCCCTAAAGAAACTGTtgtgaaaacaataaaacaaatacattaaaacaccaAGAAGGGTCAATATATCTCCTTGCTTTCAACAATTTGGTCACAAGCAAGTTTCCTAAAGACTATACTACAGATTACTGGTGGGTATATTCATAAGTTTTAACATGTGcttccatttatttcaaaatatgtgcAAAATACCTAACCTCATAGATTCAGCAATCTATGTGGATTTTAATAGTTTGTGGTTCACCCTTACTCCAATTTGGCATGCATGGGGGTATCCATTTTATACTAATAATAATTCAAGTGAGGGAGGGTTATCTTGAGATATAAGTATAGCTACCCAGTTAGCTTCAGGATGGTGAGAATTTGAATCCTTCTCCTAGGCCAAAGTCTATCCATTATTGTAGACTAGTTCAAACCATAAAACTCAGTTAAATATCATTAACCGTATGCAGCACTCCTGACTACGCCCCTCACTTTTACCTTGGAAAGAAACTGTGTTTTGGCTTTTATAAAGACACGGTTCTCAGAGGTGGCCAAACCTGTATCTACAATATAGCACCTCACAGCTGTTAAAATGCTCCTCCATTCAAAACTACACTGACACCTAGGTCCAGGTCAGATGAAATAACAAATAAAGCCATGGACCTTGGGTCTGTGTGCTCCACCTCACCTTCGAACCTAAGAAGAGGAGATTTATGCTTCCAGTACTGCCCAGGTATGAGTTTATCTTCTCACCGAGAACTGGGCCTAAGTAAGGATCAGATCCTGCATCATTTACATCATGAAGCACCTCTAAAAGATCCCTAAATTCATCAGATAAAAGCTTTTGagttttaaaaagctgaaaaaaCCAAAGAATAAACTGACGAACAAGAACCCCTTGTATATCTTTCCCAAATACCCTTTTCTGAGGCCTCTCAGGAGAGAAGTCCAACCTTAAAGCATGGGATGCTGTAGAATCACACTGTAACGTTGCAGTGAATGACAGTACCTGGTAAAAAGTTCCAATTGtatatgcaacaacaacaaaaccaaataaGGAACAACTGAGCTGCTATCTTTCCCATTGACTTCTAAAACAAGATTCTCAATCAGCCAGTGAGGGGTGGGGATCATGAACGCATATGACAGACATGAGTACGAACAGAAGGAAATAACAACAGTCAATCAAGAGAACTGGAAAGATAAAGAGCAGCGACTGAACATTTGCAAAGGCGGTTTCCCTGTGGATAGGAAAGATGTACAATAGAAATGTGTTAAAACAACACTACAGTCTGTGCTTTACCAGAATGCTATATATAGCCAGCTACATGGATGTGGGATGGAGGGATGAACAAAAAAAGGCAGCCCACTTACAAGGAAAGAAACAAGGAGCTCTACAATTGCACTTTTAACAAAGTCAGACCAAAACAGGCACAGCCTCAGCACTTCAGTCAGCTGTCTGTCCCATGGAGTTTGTGCCCAGAATTTCAGCCAGTCACAAGACAAGCTCCAAAATcacccttcaactcccatcagtcccagcccgcccagccaacagtcaggaatgctgggagttgtggtcctaaACGTCTTGAGGGCCCAAGGGTGGAGAAGGTAGGACTAAGCGCATGAtgtgccaacagtgcgatatggctacaagaaaggcaaatgctattttgggctgcattaatagaagtatagcttccaaatcacgtgaggtactggttcctctctattcggccgtggttaggcctcatctagagtattgcgtccagttctgggctccacaattcaagaaggacgcagacaagctggagcgtgttcagaggagggcaaccaaggatgatcaggggtctggaaacaaagccctatgaagagagactgaaagaactggccatgtttagcctggagaagagaagattgaggggagacatgatagcagtcttcaaatacttaaaaggttgtcacacagaggagggccaggatctcttctcaatcctcccagagtgtaggacacgggctcaagttaaaggaagccagattccagctggacatcaggaaaaacttcctgactgttagagcagtacgacaatggaatcagttacctagggaggttgtgggctcttctcccacactcgaggccttcaaggggcagctggacaaccatctgtcagggatgctttagggtggattcctgcattgagcagggggttggactcgatggccttgtagaccccttccaactctgctattctatgattctatgagaagtaTGTCACAAGGCAACATAAGCCGCCCCCTTCGTAAGGCTGGCTTGACGAGAGGAGCGAAGCTGAGAGCAGCTGCTCAGGCAACGGCACAGGGAAGCCCGTCGGTGTCTTCCGAGGGTGAAGaaaaagcaggggggaggggCGGCAGTCGTGAGCGCGCGCCTGTTAAAGACACGAGCGGGGACCGGCCGCTCCCGGGACCTCCACGCTCTAGAACCCGCACAGAGAACTCACCGAACGTTCCACCCGCTTTCGCGTCACTGCGGCGACCCGCCCCCGCCTCTTTCTTTGCTGCGCCGGGTGGGGGGATTGAAAGAGGCCCGCCCACCCCGCTCAAAGGGTCTCTTCTTTTCGCCTCCGACCCCGCCGTTGCCAACtcacaacagctgagctgctgtttTCCCCCGTAACTTCCGGCAAGAACGCGGCAAAGCGCAGGCGCGAGCGCCGCGGTGCATGGCGGGTAGCTTCCAGGCGTGAGATGGTGACGGTTCGCTGTTTCGTAAAGTGTACAGAGCTTTTAAAAGTTTAGAGGGGAACCGTAGCTTGACTTGTGGGTTTCACTAATTTCCCTTTTTCCTCATGTGGCGGAAGTTAAAGCTGCCTTGTAACGTAGCTGTGATTGGGCAGcagcaaaaaccaaaaaaacaaaccgAAGCGTGTCACTGCAAAGTATGAGTTCCTGCTCTTTCAAACTCGATTCTTATTTCGGGTGAAAATTTATGTTGAGTCTGTGAAATCTGCACGGAACTCAGTGGAGTATGAGGCTCATGCATGGAACTGCGTGCTCTATTTGTCTTGAGGCAGGTCTGAGGAGGCAATGGAAGCTGATTGACCGAGGGGCCGTTTTGTATgggggttttaaaaaatgaaaatccgTGCTACCTTGCAAGGCTCTAATCAGCAACTCTCCGCACAGCCCCGCCCATCCTGTATGTGGGATACGGGGACTACATTGCAGGATCGTTGACTGCTGTTATCtcagcctggccccaaacccgCTACGAGCCTGTGGTATACTATTTTCCAAGCCTCAGCCCGATCTACAATATTTGTCTAATTCTGTACCATTTCTCTATTTAACTATCCAAAGGACCCTGAACGGGGGGTCTAACTACTGGACTGcatcgcagggttgttgtaaatcactCTTGTAAATCTCAGCCTCCACAACTTCCAATAGCCAAAGTCAATGCCACTACAGGGCTGTCATATAAGCTACAGACCCTTCCCAACTGCAATAGGGACTTGCTGACCTGAATTTGTAGCTGCACTGCAGGTCTATTTATTTAACTATCAAAAGActaaaaaataatactttttcaCGCAAAATAAGAAACGGATAAAGCTGGAAAGAACAGGTACTCCTCTTTGCTACTGCCTTTTGTTTGCGGGGTGCACACGCTGCTGCCAAATAGCAGCTACGTTTAAATCTTGGGATTTCTCCGTTGGTTTCTACAGGCAGCTAAGTCTTCACTTCCGCCACGGAGGGTCCATTAAAAATGGCTTTTCGACTAGGAGCCAGGAAATGACATATCCGGACAGTGCGGGAGTTCTCTATACCCTTTTTCTAGCTCTGTGGGAGCTTGATCAGGTGATTGGTTGACCGGGATGGTGGCCTCCTGGGCTGGGAGGCCAGAGTcggttgctgctgccgccgccgctgctgccatcGCTGAGCTGATTAATCGCGggagagtgaaaggagagcaGGGGCTGCGGGGTAGCCGTGATGCCCAAGTACTACGAAGACAAAGAGACGGACGGGCGCGCGTGCGCGGGGCTGCGCGAGGACTTGATAGACTGCTTGATCACCTGTGATTGTTTTGCCAAGGTAGTGAAGGGGGACACTCGAGGCGTCGCTTAGGCaacgccggggggggggagagggctttGCTTGTGAGGagggcggcctcctcctcctcctccccccgcgTTACTACggttaatggggggggggtgcttcccGCACAAGTCCGTGGGTAGTCTTGCCGCCGCTTCTTTATTCATGTATTAAAATGAAACTCTTTTCTCAACTGCTCAAGAAAGGTCAAATATCCCGTGTGCAGAACAACAGTACTGAAGTAGGGTTAATGTTCTGGTGCATgtaacatgggcaggatctacactactgctttaaaacactttataacagtattgacagctATTGGAGctcagaacacactccatatatagttttcaaactgttttcaaagtgttttatcctgcttggtgtggatctggtaTGGTATCATGGTGTGTTCCTTATTTTGGAGCCCTTTGGGTGGCAACTCTGTCGGTGTAGAATTGATTTCTGAGAACCATGCATAGGgtggttattatatttattattattattattgttgttgttgttgttgttgttgttattatatttagttgtatcccaccttttgcccaaggtggccttacaaaattttaaatatttacattttaaaacctatgaaaagaaaaatactatTGTTTTTACATACTATAAACTGCCTTAGAAAGTTTTACTTTGAAAggcagttttaaataaataaattaaaatttctGTGCTGAATGTGCTTGTTGAGTGTCTGTTTTCTGTGCCTTTTGGGTGCTTACTCTTTTATCTTTTGTGACAGGAAGGAAAAACGCCCAGACTGTGCTTGAAAGAAGGACATTGTAAAGCTTTAGCATATACATTTTTTGAATGCAAAAGATCAATGGTGAGTTGGTAGATTCTACAGCAAATtattctcccttttttaaaagtgCCATTTTTATAAGACCAATGTGAGTGTATTGCGGATAAGTTGGCCCTTCTGATtgctttattttatgtacagATTTCATTTCTTTCCCATAAAGCAGCAGAAGATACAGCTATATATCACCTGGGGAAAGTTTGCTGTGACAGCTTAAGTAAACATCTTGTTAAAATGTACAGAGTTTTGTTGAGGGAAAGGTCACCATGTTGTAAAATGAATAGAAGGTGCATGTATGAGTAATAACTTTTACCTGTATTTTCAGTCAATAATATTAAACCAAGAACTTTGAGACAGGAAATACTGTGGTATTTAATTACTTTCCTGAACTCTGGAAATGAAGTCTTTATATAGGAGAAAATAAGGGAGCGTACGTAAACCCTATTCCAATGGTATCCTTAAGCCGATGCTTTCCCATTATCTCAATATCTGAATTGGAAACAGATGCCAAGATTTGGGAGCCTCTTTACTTTGTAACATATAAATCATTGACTCCCAGTCTTGGAACTGCAGTgttgaccacacttagaatactgtgtacagttctggtcgccacactttaaaaaaaagatattgtagagatgaaaaaagtgaagaaaagggcaactgaaattatcaagggactggaacatctcccctaacAGTACATAGttaacagcacatagttaaactgtggaattctctactacaagatgtagtgatggccaccaatttggatggctttaaaaggggagttggataaattcctggaggaaaaggctatcaaaggctattagtcttgatggctatgtgttacctccagtatccaaggcagaaagcctatatacaccagttgctgggcaacatggctggatcagaccaagggtccatctattccaacattctattcacacagtggtcaagcagctctcgatcagggacccacaagcaagacatggtgcaacagtaccctcccacccatgttccccttcaactggtatatataggcttattcCAATCTCTCAGTGCAACTCAGGACTCTAAAAACAAAGAAGATCCCTGAAAGCTCAAGTATGCCCACTACTGTTATGTGGGACTTCCAAAACTGCAACAGAATGCCACAGCCGTGATGAATATAGGGAGGcaagaacatataaaacaaattatGCTGCAGTTGCATTTGTTTACTTGGAAGCTTCTAGGATCAATTTAAGGTGCTTACTTTTAAAGTGTTACTGGCCTGGACCAAAATATTTCAGATATTACCTCTCCATATATGAACATCCATGATGGTTAAAATATTTTGATCAGCCTTTTATGT contains:
- the UNC50 gene encoding protein unc-50 homolog, encoding MLPTTSVNSRDQGNGSINSMEAARHTAGAKRYKYLRRLLHFQHMDFEFAVWQMLYLFTSPQKVYRNFQYRKQTKDQWARDDPAFLVLLSIWLCVSTIGFGFVLGFGFFEMITLLLWVVFIDCVGVGLLIATLMWFISNKYLIKHKSRDFDVEWGYAFDVHLNAFYPLLVILHFIQLIFIHYIILLDSFVGYFVGNTFWLIAISYYVYVTFLGYNALPFLKNTVILLYPFALLILLYVVSLAMGWNFTKALCIFYTYRVK
- the LOC134398788 gene encoding cytochrome c oxidase assembly factor 5, whose protein sequence is MPKYYEDKETDGRACAGLREDLIDCLITCDCFAKEGKTPRLCLKEGHCKALAYTFFECKRSMLDCRARFRGKKGY